One region of Macadamia integrifolia cultivar HAES 741 chromosome 11, SCU_Mint_v3, whole genome shotgun sequence genomic DNA includes:
- the LOC122094358 gene encoding uncharacterized protein LOC122094358 — translation MDDMEKKDISVPETSSKSPEIRAFFDLVDRAHSLQLLSEKNNQGSEKPLRNNFSVWKPSFEPEDFNLPPKSGSTSTVDPPLTMAAAGDEGKDEENRLKRGLKRPRQFLDLAPLFVVSGEGLKRGDTSKVLLCDLNKEAEPSEGVDGGTGLALNLELGTVRK, via the coding sequence ATGGATGATATGGAAAAGAAGGACATCAGTGTTcctgaaacaagctccaagtcACCAGAGATCCGCGCTTTCTTTGATTTAGTGGACAGAGCACATAGTTTGCAACTGCTTAGTGAGAAGAACAATCAGGGATCAGAGAAGCCACTGAGGAACAATTTCAGTGTATGGAAGCCTTCATTTGAGCCTGAAGACTTCAATTTACCTCCAAAGAGTGGTTCCACTTCCACTGTGGATCCTCCCCTAACCATGGCTGCCGCAGgtgatgaaggaaaagatgaGGAGAACAGATTGAAGAGAGGTTTGAAGAGGCCAAGACAGTTTCTTGATTTGGCTCCACTCTTTGTCGTTTCTGGGGAAGGGTTGAAGAGAGGAGATACCAGCAAGGTTTTATTATGTGATCTAAACAAAGAAGCTGAACCATCAGAGGGTGTTGATGGGGGCACAGGTTTAGCCTTAAACTTGGAATTAGGAACAGTAAGAAAGTGa